The Platichthys flesus chromosome 10, fPlaFle2.1, whole genome shotgun sequence genome includes a window with the following:
- the fcf1 gene encoding rRNA-processing protein FCF1 homolog, whose translation MGKQKTKKFAAMKRMINMKDNRIKEKDRAKPKEVKKKDPSELKETEVAKYPSCLFFQYNTQLGPPYHVLVDTNFINFSIKAKLDIVQSMMDCLYAKCIPYITDCVMAEIEKLGMKYRVALRIAKDPRFERLPCAHKGTYADDCLVQRVTQHKCYILATVDRDLKRRVRKIPGVPIMYISNHRFNIERMPDDYGAPRF comes from the exons ATG GGGAAACAGAAAACCAAGAAGTTCGCTGCCATGAAGCGGATGATCAATATGAAAGACAACAGAAT aaaagagaaagatCGAGCCAAACCAAAAGAGGTAAAGAAGAAGGATCCCTCAGAGCTGAAGGAGACAGAAGT GGCCAAGTACCCGTCGTGCTTGTTCTTCCAGTACAACACTCAGCTCGGTCCACCGTACCACGTACTGGTCGACACCAATTTCATTAACTTCTCCATCAAGGCCAAACTGGACATTGTTCAGTCGATGATGGATTGTCTCTATGCCAAAT GTATCCCATATATCACAGACTGTGTGATGGCTGAGATTGAAAAGCTTGGAATGAAGTATAGAGTTGCACTCAG GATAGCCAAGGATCCGAGGTTTGAGCGCCTGCCATGTGCACACAAGGGAACGTACGCCGACGACTGCTTGGTCCAAAGGGTAACACAG CACAAGTGTTACATCCTGGCCACTGTGGACAGAGATCTAAAGAGAAGAGTCCGGAAGATCCCAGGAGTTCCTATCATGTACATCTCAAACCACAG GTTTAATATTGAACGGATGCCTGATGATTATGGTGCTCCAAGATTTTAA
- the vash1 gene encoding tubulinyl-Tyr carboxypeptidase 1 → MLKATVGSVEERDEEQEEEGDEELRDGGVPFYVNRGGLPVDEETWERMWRHVVRIHPSSEALGREIRGATDLPKIPVPSVPTYQPTTTIPQHLEAIQKYIRDLQYNHTGTQFFEIKKSRSLTALMDIAKEMTREALPIKCLEAVILGIYLTNNMPGVERFPLSFKSQFSGNHFRHIVLGLHSRGRFGALGTSRREDLMFKPLKYRTLMDLVQDFDGAYKGYWHTLHKVKIGQYVSHNPHSVAQIEWKHSILDVDKLTKDELRKELERHTRDMSLKLGKPVPPSPTKDRRNSMGSPLRGPSSPVRRISRVERRPSGEKKVLEQKSSADLNGYQIRV, encoded by the exons ATGCTGAAGGCCACGGTGGGCTCGGTGGAAGAGAGggacgaggagcaggaggaggagggcgatgAAGAGCTGAGGGATGGCGGGGTGCCCTTCTACGTGAACAGGGGAGGGCTCCCGGTGGACGAGGAGACCTGGGAGAGGATGTGGCGCCATGTGGTTCGGATCCACCCCAGTAGCGAGGCTCTGGGGAGGGAGATCCGGGGTGCCACCGACCTGCCCAAG ATTCCAGTACCGAGTGTGCCTACATACCAACCTACCACCACTATCCCACAACACCTGGAAGCCATACAGAAATACATCAGGGATTTACA GTACAATCACACAGGAACACAGTTTTTCGAGATCAAGAAGAGCCGCTCTCTTACCGC GTTGATGGACATCGCTAAGGAGATGACCCGCGAGGCTCTGCCAATCAAATGTCTGGAGGCAGTGATTCTGGGGAT TTACCTCACCAACAACATGCCGGGTGTGGAGCGCTTCCCCCTCAGCTTTAAGTCTCAGTTCTCAGGGAACCACTTCCGCCACATTGTGCTGGGACTTCACAGTAGGGGACGTTTTGGTGCGCTGGGCACGAGCCGCAGGGAGGACCTCATGTTCAAGCCCCTGAAGTACCGCACACTGATGGACTTAGTGCAGGACTTCGACGGAGCCTACAAGGGCTACTGGCACACGCTCCACAAGGTCAAGATCGGCCAGTACGTGTCCCACAACCCCCACAGCGTGGCGCAGATAGAGTGGAAACACTCCATACTCGATGTAGACAAGCTGACCAAGGACGAGCTGCGGAAGGAGCTAGAGAGACACACTCGGGACATGAGCCTGAAG ttaGGAAAGCCTGTTCCTCCATCTCCAACCAAAGACAGGAGAAACAGCATGGGTTCACCCCTCAGAGGACCAAGCAGCCCCGTACGCAGGATCAGCCGCGTTGAGAGACG TCCCTCTGGAGAGAAGAAGGTCTTGGAGCAAAAATCGTCTGCAGACCTGAACGGGTACCAGATTCGAGTCTGA